The genomic segment CGCCACGATCACCTCGGGGCCGGGCTTCGGCGCCCCGTCCGCGTCGAGCAGTTCGTCCGCGCGCGGCACCACCGCCACCTCGCGGAAGGGGTAGCGGCTTCCGCGCCCGGCCACCCGGGGCTCGCGCAGCCAGTCGAGCAGCAGGTCCAGGGATTCGGGGAAGCCGCTGTCGTACGCCTCCAGGCCCGCGCCGAAGACCTCCAGGTCCACCCACGGCCCGCCCCGGCCCACCCCGAGGCTGAACCGGCCGCCGGTCGTCAGGTGGAGCAGCGCCGCCTGTTCGCCGAGCGCGACGGGGTGCTGGGTCGGCAGCACGCTCACCGCCGTGCCGACATGGATTCTGCGGGTGCGGCCGAGCAGCAGCGCGGCCAGCGTCACGGCCGAGGGGCAGACCCCGTACGGCACGAAATGGTGCTCCGCCAGCCACACGGAGTCGAGCCCCGACTCCTCCGCCACCTCGGCGGACCGGATCGCCCGGTGCAGGGCCTCGCCCTGTCCCTGACCCGGGAACTGTGCTGCCAGTACGAACGTTCCCACGCGCATCGCCTTCTGCCTCCTTGCGGCCGACGCGGTTTTCCCCTACTGGCAACAACGCCTGACACGTGCCAAAGGCACGGGCCACGGGAGAAATTGTTGCGATTTTCCGGTAACCACCTCCGGTGCCCGCGTCCGGGCCGGTCATGCGCGGGTGCGCGTACGTCCCGGACGGGTGCGCGTCCGTATCGCGGCGCCGCCCGGTCCGCACAGGGTCCGCGTGCGACCCCCGCACACCGCGTGCGACCCCTCGGCCCCCTTAGGCTGGAAGTCCCTGTCCCCGCACACCCCCGTGAGGTGTCCCGTGTCACCGCGCCGAAACCGCCCCAAGGGCGGCGAGAGCCCGTCCACCGACGCGAGCGTGACGGGGGACCGGTACGGCGGCGGCGCGGCCACCGAGGAGTGGCAGGGCGAGGAGTGGTCGGTGCGCCCGGTGGCCGGCGCGAGCGCGCAGGGCAAGCGGTACCGCTGCCCCGGCTGCGACCA from the Streptomyces sp. NBC_01335 genome contains:
- a CDS encoding LLM class flavin-dependent oxidoreductase, which translates into the protein MRVGTFVLAAQFPGQGQGEALHRAIRSAEVAEESGLDSVWLAEHHFVPYGVCPSAVTLAALLLGRTRRIHVGTAVSVLPTQHPVALGEQAALLHLTTGGRFSLGVGRGGPWVDLEVFGAGLEAYDSGFPESLDLLLDWLREPRVAGRGSRYPFREVAVVPRADELLDADGAPKPGPEVIVACTSPKTVRLAAEKALPMLLGMHCGDEEKADMVALWRRIAREAGHPPEVVAGAEHVSAGVAQIGDCQEDAVQTLVKAMPEWLRDGLGKHVTVDGRYRAMRDPVEYTELLCGLHPVGPPRFAADRLAATAERTGITRFALLSEGSGDLAATEENLRRLGTEVLPLLA
- a CDS encoding ATP/GTP-binding protein translates to MSPRRNRPKGGESPSTDASVTGDRYGGGAATEEWQGEEWSVRPVAGASAQGKRYRCPGCDQEIPSGVPHLVAWPEYGGIDDRRHWHKACWNAKDRRTTRVQRSRNAPRH